In Pseudomonadota bacterium, the genomic window TCTCGCTCTGCAGTACGTGGATACGCCGCACAAAGTAATTGTACGCCATCACCGCCGGAATGGCTGCAGCCAAACCGATGGCGGTTGCGATCAATGCCTCGGCGATTCCGGGTGCCACCACGTCCAAGCTCGCGTTTTGCTGCGCAGCGATCGAGATGAACGAGTTCATGATGCC contains:
- a CDS encoding MotA/TolQ/ExbB proton channel family protein, with the translated sequence GIMNSFISIAAQQNASLDVVAPGIAEALIATAIGLAAAIPAVMAYNYFVRRIHVLQSEMEAFSSDYLNIVRRHFLME